From a region of the Laspinema palackyanum D2c genome:
- a CDS encoding ATP-dependent DNA helicase encodes MPIRYRPVVIELEVHQQLRAFLRSQGEPYWPHHLSMARLVARAFRVGRSAVIQTGIPSVGAHGGHRLSYLTPILIWPGPAILVAPEAIQQRLLLVEIPQMQQWIETNKTIRTVTDGASGGWRWPGADFQGLLIISPRLWLEDVLGDRTQIPPGIPTIIDGADDLESWASEQLSITLQSWDWNQLMVSRPNCAAIIRDVRVQLTRALFQHPANPYGCSMLESEEEGILQGLYHTLQQRNGTTTVSSHPPSPELPDRWIHFWQQFHSGNRLLWAAIDRQLGQFTLSATPVEVASALAPIWDQQPVVLIGGALDLETSAPIYRQQLGLGDVTTLKFSPDRQNEMIQLYLPEGIPMPNTPQFEPALLEQLRTLLCIAATTPGPIVILVGDMPLKPRLGSILAAEFGSRVQVEKTQVDEQSILITGWEFWREHQGTLPAPKLLAIATLPIPSLENPLVAGRVAHYKRERQDWFRLYLLPTALRELQRATAPVRQRQGIVALLDSRVLYRSYGTQVLSALSPLARIDYLDATSFVN; translated from the coding sequence ATGCCGATCCGATATCGTCCTGTTGTGATTGAATTAGAAGTCCACCAACAACTCAGAGCATTCCTGCGATCGCAAGGTGAACCCTATTGGCCGCATCATTTGTCGATGGCGCGGTTAGTGGCCCGTGCGTTTCGGGTGGGTCGGAGTGCGGTGATTCAAACCGGCATCCCATCAGTGGGCGCTCATGGCGGACATCGCCTCAGTTACTTGACCCCGATCCTGATTTGGCCCGGACCCGCGATTTTAGTCGCCCCAGAAGCAATTCAACAGCGGTTACTGTTGGTGGAAATCCCCCAGATGCAGCAGTGGATTGAGACAAATAAGACCATTCGCACGGTTACCGATGGGGCCTCGGGGGGTTGGCGGTGGCCCGGTGCGGATTTTCAAGGATTGCTGATTATTTCCCCGAGATTGTGGTTGGAAGATGTTCTGGGCGATCGCACCCAAATCCCCCCAGGAATTCCCACGATTATTGACGGGGCCGATGACCTAGAATCCTGGGCCAGTGAGCAACTCAGCATCACCCTCCAATCTTGGGACTGGAATCAATTGATGGTCTCCCGTCCCAATTGTGCTGCCATCATTCGCGATGTCAGAGTGCAACTGACTCGTGCCTTGTTCCAACATCCCGCCAACCCCTACGGATGTTCAATGCTGGAGTCGGAGGAAGAAGGAATCTTACAGGGGCTCTATCACACCCTGCAACAGCGCAACGGGACTACCACCGTCTCCAGTCATCCTCCATCCCCAGAACTGCCCGATCGCTGGATTCACTTTTGGCAGCAGTTTCATAGCGGGAATCGACTCCTTTGGGCCGCCATTGACCGACAGTTAGGCCAATTTACCCTATCTGCAACCCCGGTGGAAGTAGCTTCAGCCTTAGCGCCCATCTGGGACCAGCAGCCGGTTGTGTTGATTGGGGGGGCGTTAGATTTAGAAACCTCAGCGCCAATTTATCGCCAGCAATTGGGATTGGGAGATGTTACCACCCTGAAATTCTCTCCCGATCGCCAAAATGAGATGATTCAACTCTATTTACCCGAGGGGATTCCCATGCCGAATACCCCTCAGTTTGAACCCGCATTATTAGAACAACTTAGAACCCTTCTGTGTATTGCGGCAACCACTCCCGGACCGATTGTCATCTTAGTCGGAGATATGCCTCTCAAACCCCGCTTAGGGTCAATTTTGGCGGCAGAGTTTGGATCTCGGGTGCAGGTGGAGAAGACTCAAGTCGATGAACAGAGTATTTTAATTACGGGTTGGGAGTTTTGGCGAGAACATCAAGGCACATTACCCGCACCCAAGTTGCTGGCGATCGCCACTTTGCCGATTCCGTCTCTAGAAAATCCTTTAGTTGCGGGTCGTGTTGCTCACTACAAACGCGAACGGCAAGACTGGTTTAGATTGTATCTGTTACCAACAGCCTTGCGAGAACTCCAACGGGCGACTGCACCCGTTCGGCAACGCCAAGGCATCGTCGCCCTTTTGGATAGTCGCGTCCTCTACCGCAGCTATGGCACTCAAGTCTTATCCGCCCTCAGTCCCCTCGCCCGCATTGACTATTTAGATGCCACTTCTTTTGTGAATTAG